The Candidatus Synechococcus calcipolaris G9 DNA window GCCAGTCGTACCTACCATGATCCGCTCCATGGTGCCATTACTCTCGATTCTGGAGTTCCAGAGGAGCATTTACTCATTCAACTCATTGATACCCCTGGGTTTCAACGGCTGCGGCGAATTCGCCAGTTGGGGCCCGCCAGCTTAACCTTCCATGGGGCAGAAGGATCCCGATTTACCCATTCCCTGGGGGTGATGCACATTGCCCGCCGCTGCTTTGATCGCCTCGTCAAACACCATCCCCACTTACAACCCTACCGAGCCGCCCTTTTAGCCGCCGCCCTCCTCCACGACATTGGCCATGGCCCCCTCAGTCACACGGCGGAGGAAATTTTTGCCACCCACCACGAAGCCTGGACAAAGCGAATTCTTCAAGAGTCTCAATCAATTCGTACCATTTTAGATACCTACGATCCTGGGTTGGCCGATGATTTGGTGCGTATCTATAACAAAACTTTTCCAGTGCCCTTAGTTTGGCAATTAGTCTCTAGTCAGTTGGACTGCGATCGCCTGGATTACTTAATGCGAGATAGTTATTTCACCGGCGCATCCTACGGAAAGTTAGATCTAGATCGAATTTTAATGGCCATCGACTACGAACCCAAAACCCAACAATTAGTGGTTGCCCGCAAAGGCCAAGCCGCCATTGAGCATTACCTATTTGTGCGCTACTTTATGTATGCCCAGGTATACAATCACCCGAAAAACTTGGCTGCGGCCTGGGTCCTTGAGAAGATCACGGAACGGGGGCGATCGCTCTTGCAGGAGGGTAAGATTTTTGCGGATGCCACGATGGCGGCCTGGCTTAGTCCCCGGGCCGATGCCCTCACCTTGGAACGGTATTTAGGGGGGGATGACATTGTTTTTCTCTACCATCTCCAGCAGTGGCAACAGTCCCAAGATGCGGTGTTAGCGGATTTGTGTCGTCGCTACTTAGATAGAGATATCCTCAAAGCCCTTGATATTAGTGACTTAAGCGAAACTGATCAAACCCACTGCTTAAACGAGGCTATCCAGTTAGCCCATCGGGCTGGATTCTCGGAAACATTCTATGTGGGATTGCGAGTCTCCCTAAGTCGTGGTTATACCCAATACCAAAAAGGGATTAAGTTAGCCGTGGGCGATCGCCTAGATGAAATTACCACCCACTCTCCCCTGATTTCCGCCCTTATTACCCCGATGCGGCGAACCTGGTTAATCTATCCCCGCGAGATTGAATCTTCTCTGATCTCCCTCAAGATGGCATCAACCACGATCAACGAACATAGTCATCAGTTGCGACCTGACCATGAGAATTCTAAGGTTCCCTAGTTGGCCACAGCAATATAGATAAGCCATTTTAATATGACCATCTCAAGGGAGTAAAAAACGAGCATCCCCCGTGGGCGTTGGTCGCGGTTCCTGACGGGGGCTAAGTAACTGGGCCTCCCCAGGCTGGGAAGCCGGGGGTAATTGGGGTGTGACCACGTCCGGTTCTACCATCGGCCGGCTCGGTTGCTGGGGGGATTCTAGGGGAATGCCCGCCAAGGGAGAGTAATAATTCACCAGGGTTTGGATCAATTGCTGCCGTTCCTGGCGATTTAAAGCCTGGATCACCGCCATATCTCCTGCCATCGGGTTTTCCTTGAGATAGGACGTACCTGGATAAGTACTCCCTTGCAGAAAATCATTTACCCCCAGAAAGTCCCCTAGGGTGATCTTCCAGTCCAATCGATAGACCGGAGAACGTCCCTTCACTGTGGTGTGGTAGACAATCAGCCGCTCAATCAACGTACTTTCACTGGCTACCTGATTGGTTTCCTGGCGAATATAGGTGTTTTCCAAGGGGAAGTTGGGCAGTTTTGCGTAAATTTCCCCAGCCACTTGACGGGGATTGGCAAAAACAGGGGCCGTTTGGGCAACGCTAACGGCGGCGGGTTTGCCCAGGATTAGCGGCTCAGTATGGCCCAAAAATAGGGCGAAAAATGCCGCTAAGATACCCAGGACTAGGCAGCCCACAAATCGCTGATATCGCCCAAGACTACGTCCCATATCCTCACCTAAATCATTGATGGATCATTGATGCTGACACTCCCCAAATAGGGAAAGTTGCCATTGGTCAATTCCGTTTATATCGAGAAGGTTGTTACTCCGGCAATAGTTCCGGTTCAATCATTTCATCGGACATATCAATAATGGCGCGGGTAACGGGTTTCATCGAGACCTCCTCGAACTCCTCCGCATCAATGGTGCGCTGCTGTTTAGCGCGATTGGCGATTTGTACCGTAATCCGATAGCGATTTGAGGAATGCCTCACCAATTGCTCTGCCCGACGCATCACATCAGAGGTGGAATAGGACACTCGTTTTTGCATGGGTAGTAGTCTCTCAGGTGCAGAAATAAACGAAAACTGTAACGCAAACTGTGAATTAAACCATTTTAGGACGGGGCACGGGTTTAGGAGGGGGCTATGGGGAAAAAGGCTCAATAATTCCGCCCCCGAGGAGGTGATCGCCCTGATACCAGACGGCAGCTTGGCCCGGTGTCACCCCAAATTGCGGTTCATCAAAGATCAATCTTACCCGTTCTCCTTGATCTTCTGCCAGGGGAATAATCGTAGCAGCCACGGGAGCGGTGCGATAGCGAATCTGCACCTCAACGGCAATGGGTGCTTTTGGGGCAGCAATGGAGACCCAATTAATCCGCTGAACATGACAGTCAGGTTGCCCTCCACTGCGGCGATCGCCGACAACGACTTGATTTTTAGCCACATTCAATCCAATCACGTAGAGGGGTTCACTGGCGGCAATTCCCAGACCCTTCCGCTGACCAATAGTATAGTGATGCACCCCCTGGTGGGTTCCTAGAACCTTTCCTTGGCGATCGACAATATCCCCCTTTTGGGGAGCAATGTACTGATCTAAAAACTTAGCCATAGAGCCATGGGCCTCAATTAAACAGAGATCTTGGCTTTCTGGTTTTTCAGCGGTATGTAGATTAAACTGAGCCGCAATCTGGCGAGTGATGTCTTTTGTCTGATCTCCCAGGGGAAATATGACTTGGGCCAGTACATCCTGGGGTAAATCATAGAGAAAGTAGGACTGATCCTTCTGGGAATCCACCGCCCGCCAAAGTTCATAACGCTGGGTGTCTGGATTGTAATGAATGCGGGCATAGTGACCGGTGGCAATGTGCTCTAGACCCAATTCCTGCCGCGCATAGGCCAACATCGGCCCAAACTTGACGGCACGGTTGCACTGGGAACAGGGTAGGGGCGTAATTCCCGCGCTATACCCCGCCACCAGATAATCCACAATCTGGGACTCAAACACCTGGCGACTGTCCACAACATGGTGATCAACCCCTAAGTCCTGGCAAAGCTGGGCCGCATCCACCATACCATCGGAGCAGCACTGACCTTTCCCCTTCATCAGCCATAGAGTTAGCCCCACTACCGGATACCCTTGCTTTTGCAGCATGACAAGGGCGACGGAGCTATCTACTCCGCCGGATAATCCTACGACAACCCCTGATAAAGTCCCTGGCAAACGTGACATTGTTAAGTTTCAAAACAAATCTCCTATTTTCTAGGGTAGCACCGAGATTTATTCACCGTCAGTTGTGTAATTTAGCTATAATCCTATAGTTAAGGTTGGCGAGATGCCTTGGGCACGCTACCGCTATCGCTAATCCCTCTGTTTGGTTGAGGCGGTAGGTGAATTCGGTTACAGGGAAGGTTTGTTATGGACAGTCATCTCTCCGAAGTCAGCGTCAACGTTTAGGTTCATTTTTGCTTTGGAGCAAG harbors:
- a CDS encoding DNA-directed RNA polymerase subunit omega; the protein is MQKRVSYSTSDVMRRAEQLVRHSSNRYRITVQIANRAKQQRTIDAEEFEEVSMKPVTRAIIDMSDEMIEPELLPE
- a CDS encoding HD domain-containing protein; the protein is MRVNASRTYHDPLHGAITLDSGVPEEHLLIQLIDTPGFQRLRRIRQLGPASLTFHGAEGSRFTHSLGVMHIARRCFDRLVKHHPHLQPYRAALLAAALLHDIGHGPLSHTAEEIFATHHEAWTKRILQESQSIRTILDTYDPGLADDLVRIYNKTFPVPLVWQLVSSQLDCDRLDYLMRDSYFTGASYGKLDLDRILMAIDYEPKTQQLVVARKGQAAIEHYLFVRYFMYAQVYNHPKNLAAAWVLEKITERGRSLLQEGKIFADATMAAWLSPRADALTLERYLGGDDIVFLYHLQQWQQSQDAVLADLCRRYLDRDILKALDISDLSETDQTHCLNEAIQLAHRAGFSETFYVGLRVSLSRGYTQYQKGIKLAVGDRLDEITTHSPLISALITPMRRTWLIYPREIESSLISLKMASTTINEHSHQLRPDHENSKVP
- the mnmA gene encoding tRNA 2-thiouridine(34) synthase MnmA; translation: MSRLPGTLSGVVVGLSGGVDSSVALVMLQKQGYPVVGLTLWLMKGKGQCCSDGMVDAAQLCQDLGVDHHVVDSRQVFESQIVDYLVAGYSAGITPLPCSQCNRAVKFGPMLAYARQELGLEHIATGHYARIHYNPDTQRYELWRAVDSQKDQSYFLYDLPQDVLAQVIFPLGDQTKDITRQIAAQFNLHTAEKPESQDLCLIEAHGSMAKFLDQYIAPQKGDIVDRQGKVLGTHQGVHHYTIGQRKGLGIAASEPLYVIGLNVAKNQVVVGDRRSGGQPDCHVQRINWVSIAAPKAPIAVEVQIRYRTAPVAATIIPLAEDQGERVRLIFDEPQFGVTPGQAAVWYQGDHLLGGGIIEPFSP